A portion of the Malania oleifera isolate guangnan ecotype guangnan chromosome 3, ASM2987363v1, whole genome shotgun sequence genome contains these proteins:
- the LOC131152160 gene encoding protein BIG GRAIN 1-like A produces MLRWEKSRKEEGYGHERKNPSFSSSLLDEIYRSIDAGEAERGELGLYGKRMQRSNGGTVTGKENRAMEDDEMKSLQRACMIQKWMEKKVTDKVVVVEHRRKLVPEFNHRIKAAHYDHDALFFSSSCSSSDSSFGGFSSSETESAYGAKSQRPKSVPTRELRKSEKIERIGRTGRPPISHERRELRIIDDYRHNSVFTEQEPKTDESFIKSKSRALKIYNNLKKVKQPISPGGRLATFINSLFTAGSAKKSKSSSPPENFADDERKFAAPGSNCSSASSFSRSCLSKSSGKSCNGVKRSVTFYPVSVIVGEDSRPCGHKCLHEGEDAMEVLKTEAAKVRRSPSREILKVNYHQVQNNDHLMMGGDDEEDDAASYSSSDLFELDHLALVGSNHRYREELPVYETTHFDTNRAIAHGLIV; encoded by the coding sequence ATGCTCAGGTGGGAGAAATCAAGAAAAGAAGAGGGATATGGGCATGAGCGTAAGAACCCATCTTTCTCCTCGAGTCTTCTCGATGAAATTTATCGTTCAATAGATGCCGGAGAGGCCGAGCGAGGAGAATTGGGTTTGTACGGGAAAAGAATGCAGAGGAGCAATGGCGGTACTGTTACTGGTAAAGAAAACAGAGCAATGGAAGATGACGAAATGAAGAGTCTTCAGCGAGCTTGCATGATCCAGAAATGGATGGAGAAGAAGGTTACCGACAAGGTCGTCGTCGTCGAGCACCGGAGGAAATTGGTACCGGAGTTTAATCATAGAATTAAAGCAGCACATTACGATCACGATGCTCTGTTCTTCAGTTCGTCCTGTAGTTCCTCGGATTCTAGCTTCGGAGGATTTTCATCCTCCGAAACTGAATCAGCTTATGGAGCAAAATCACAGAGGCCTAAATCAGTTCCGACAAGAGAACTGAGAAAATCAGAGAAAATAGAAAGAATAGGGAGAACAGGGAGGCCTCCAATTTCTCACGAACGGAGGGAATTGCGCATAATCGATGACTACCGTCACAACTCTGTTTTTACAGAGCAAGAGCCAAAGACCGACGAATCCTTCATCAAGTCCAAATCTCGAGCTCTGAAGATTTACAACAATTTGAAGAAGGTGAAGCAGCCGATTTCCCCCGGAGGTCGCCTCGCCACATTCATAAATTCCCTTTTCACGGCGGGGAGCGCGAAGAAGTCCAAGAGCTCATCCCCGCCGGAAAATTTTGCCGACGACGAGAGAAAATTCGCAGCGCCGGGGTCGAATTGCTCGTCGGCGTCCTCGTTCTCGAGATCGTGTCTGAGCAAAAGCTCGGGAAAATCCTGCAATGGGGTAAAACGGTCGGTGACATTTTACCCAGTTAGCGTGATCGTCGGCGAGGACTCGCGGCCGTGCGGGCATAAATGCTTGCACGAGGGAGAAGATGCAATGGAGGTACTAAAGACGGAGGCGGCAAAGGTGAGGAGATCGCCGTCGAGGGAAATTTTGAAAGTTAATTATCATCAAGTTCAGAACAATGATCACTTGATGATGGGGGGTGATGATGAGGAAGATGACGCAGCGAGCTATTCGAGTTCTGATCTGTTTGAGCTCGATCATCTTGCGTTGGTTGGAAGCAATCACAGGTACAGGGAAGAGCTTCCGGTGTATGAAACTACTCATTTCGATACCAATCGCGCCATTGCCCAtggcttgattgtttga